One window from the genome of Nicotiana sylvestris chromosome 9, ASM39365v2, whole genome shotgun sequence encodes:
- the LOC138877748 gene encoding uncharacterized protein: MVENHKQWHEKLPFALLGYRNTVHTSTGLTPYMLVYGTEAVIPAEVEISSLRIIQEAELSDAKWIRSRYEKLALIDGKRMNAVCHVQLYRNRMSRAFNKRVKPRQFAPGQLVLKKIFPHQDEAIGKFSPN, from the coding sequence atggtagaaaaccacaaacaatggcacgagaagctaccttttgctttgttgggataccgcaatACAGTTCACACATCAACCGGGTTAACTCCAtacatgctagtttatggtaccgaagctgtcattccagccgaggtagagatttcttctttaagaatcatacaggaagctgaactcagtgacgcaaaatggataaggagccgctatgaaaaATTGGCCCTCAttgatggaaaaaggatgaacgcagtatgtcacgttCAGCTTTACcggaacagaatgtccagagctttcaacaaaagggtcaaaccaaggcaatttgcaccaggacagctAGTGCtgaagaagattttcccacaccaagatgaagccatagggaaattctctcccaactag